The following coding sequences lie in one Globicephala melas chromosome 15, mGloMel1.2, whole genome shotgun sequence genomic window:
- the HRH3 gene encoding histamine H3 receptor isoform X1 has translation MERSPPDGPLNASGALAGEAAAAAAGGARGFSAAWTAVLAALMALLIVATVLGNALVMLAFVADSSLRTQNNFFLLNLAISDFLVGAFCIPLYVPYVLTGRWPFGRGLCKLWLVVDYLLCTSSVFNIVLISYDRFLSVTRAVSYRAQQGDTRRAVRKMVLVWVLAFLLYGPAILSWEYLSGGSSIPEGHCYAEFFYNWYFLITASTLEFFTPFLSVTFFNLSIYLNIQRRTRVRLDGAREAAASELPPEAQPSPPPAAPSCWDCWQKGCGEAVPLHRCGVGGGEAAPGTGAEAGDAALGGSRGGGAAASPTSSSGSSSRGAERPRSLKRGSKPSVSSASLEKRTKMVSQSIAQRFRLSRDKKVAKSLAVIVSTFGLCWAPYTLLMITRAACHGPCVPDYWYEMSFWLLWANSAVNPVLYPLCHYSFRRAFTKLLCPQKLKVQPPSSLEHCWK, from the exons ATGGAGCGCTCCCCGCCCGACGGACCGCTGAACGCGTCGGGGGCGCTGGCAggcgaggcggcggcggcggcggcgggcggagCGCGCGGCTTCTCCGCCGCCTGGACCGCGGTGCTGGCGGCGCTCATGGCGCTGCTCATCGTGGCCACGGTGCTGGGCAACGCGCTGGTCATGCTCGCCTTCGTGGCCGATTCGAGCCTCCGCACGCAGAACAACTTCTTTCTGCTCAACCTCGCCATCTCCGACTTCCTCGTGG GGGCATTCTGCATCCCACTGTACGTGCCCTACGTGCTGACTGGCCGCTGGCCCTTTGGCCGGGGCCTCTGCAAGCTGTGGCTGGTGGTGGACTACCTGCTCTGCACCTCTTCTGTCTTCAATATCGTGCTCATCAGCTATGACCGCTTCCTGTCGGTCACCCGAGCC GTCTCCTACCGGGCCCAGCAGGGCGACACGCGGCGGGCAGTGAGGAAGATGGTGCTGGTGTGGGTGCTGGCCTTCCTGCTCTACGGACCCGCCATCCTCAGCTGGGAGTACCTGTCGGGGGGCAGCTCCATCCCCGAGGGCCACTGCTACGCCGAGTTCTTCTACAACTGGTACTTCCTCATCACGGCCTCCACCCTCGAGTTCTTCACGCCCTTCCTCAGCGTCACCTTCTTCAACCTCAGCATCTACCTGAACATTCAGAGACGCACCCGTGTCCGGCTGGACGGGGCACGCGAGGCGGCGGCCTCGGAGCTTCCCCCCGAGGCCCAGCCCTCCCCGCCGCCGGCCGCGCCCAGCTGCTGGGATTGCTGGCAAAAGGGGTGTGGGGAGGCCGTGCCGCTGCACaggtgcggggtggggggcggcgagGCAGCCCCAGGCACTGGGGCCGAGGCTGGGGATGCGGCCCTCGGGGGCAGCAGAGGGGGAGGTGCCGCGGCCTCGCCCACCTCCAGCTCTGGCAGCTCCTCGAGGGGCGCCGAGCGGCCGCGCTCACTCAAGCGGGGCTCCAAGCCATCCGTGTCCTCGGCGTCCTTGGAGAAGCGCACGAAGATGGTGTCCCAGAGCATCGCCCAGCGCTTCCGGCTCTCGCGGGACAAGAAGGTGGCCAAGTCGCTGGCCGTCATCGTGAGCACCTTTGGGCTCTGCTGGGCCCCGTACACACTCCTCATGATCACCCGGGCCGCCTGCCACGGCCCCTGCGTCCCCGACTACTGGTACGAGATGTCCTTCTGGCTGCTGTGGGCCAACTCGGCCGTCAACCCTGTCCTCTACCCGCTGTGCCACTACAGCTTCCGCCGGGCCTTTACCAAGCTGCTCTGCCCACAGAAGCTCAAGGTGCAGCCCCCCAGCTCCCTGGAGCACTGCTGGAAGTGA
- the HRH3 gene encoding histamine H3 receptor isoform X2 gives MERSPPDGPLNASGALAGEAAAAAAGGARGFSAAWTAVLAALMALLIVATVLGNALVMLAFVADSSLRTQNNFFLLNLAISDFLVGAFCIPLYVPYVLTGRWPFGRGLCKLWLVVDYLLCTSSVFNIVLISYDRFLSVTRAVSYRAQQGDTRRAVRKMVLVWVLAFLLYGPAILSWEYLSGGSSIPEGHCYAEFFYNWYFLITASTLEFFTPFLSVTFFNLSIYLNIQRRTRVRLDGAREAAASELPPEAQPSPPPAAPSCWDCWQKGCGEAVPLHRCGVGGGEAAPGTGAEAGDAALGGSRGGGAAASPTSSSGSSSRGAERPRSLKRGSKPSVSSASLEKRTKMVSQSIAQRFRLSRDKKVAKSLAVIVSTFGLCWAPYTLLMITRAACHGPCVPDY, from the exons ATGGAGCGCTCCCCGCCCGACGGACCGCTGAACGCGTCGGGGGCGCTGGCAggcgaggcggcggcggcggcggcgggcggagCGCGCGGCTTCTCCGCCGCCTGGACCGCGGTGCTGGCGGCGCTCATGGCGCTGCTCATCGTGGCCACGGTGCTGGGCAACGCGCTGGTCATGCTCGCCTTCGTGGCCGATTCGAGCCTCCGCACGCAGAACAACTTCTTTCTGCTCAACCTCGCCATCTCCGACTTCCTCGTGG GGGCATTCTGCATCCCACTGTACGTGCCCTACGTGCTGACTGGCCGCTGGCCCTTTGGCCGGGGCCTCTGCAAGCTGTGGCTGGTGGTGGACTACCTGCTCTGCACCTCTTCTGTCTTCAATATCGTGCTCATCAGCTATGACCGCTTCCTGTCGGTCACCCGAGCC GTCTCCTACCGGGCCCAGCAGGGCGACACGCGGCGGGCAGTGAGGAAGATGGTGCTGGTGTGGGTGCTGGCCTTCCTGCTCTACGGACCCGCCATCCTCAGCTGGGAGTACCTGTCGGGGGGCAGCTCCATCCCCGAGGGCCACTGCTACGCCGAGTTCTTCTACAACTGGTACTTCCTCATCACGGCCTCCACCCTCGAGTTCTTCACGCCCTTCCTCAGCGTCACCTTCTTCAACCTCAGCATCTACCTGAACATTCAGAGACGCACCCGTGTCCGGCTGGACGGGGCACGCGAGGCGGCGGCCTCGGAGCTTCCCCCCGAGGCCCAGCCCTCCCCGCCGCCGGCCGCGCCCAGCTGCTGGGATTGCTGGCAAAAGGGGTGTGGGGAGGCCGTGCCGCTGCACaggtgcggggtggggggcggcgagGCAGCCCCAGGCACTGGGGCCGAGGCTGGGGATGCGGCCCTCGGGGGCAGCAGAGGGGGAGGTGCCGCGGCCTCGCCCACCTCCAGCTCTGGCAGCTCCTCGAGGGGCGCCGAGCGGCCGCGCTCACTCAAGCGGGGCTCCAAGCCATCCGTGTCCTCGGCGTCCTTGGAGAAGCGCACGAAGATGGTGTCCCAGAGCATCGCCCAGCGCTTCCGGCTCTCGCGGGACAAGAAGGTGGCCAAGTCGCTGGCCGTCATCGTGAGCACCTTTGGGCTCTGCTGGGCCCCGTACACACTCCTCATGATCACCCGGGCCGCCTGCCACGGCCCCTGCGTCCCCGACTACTG A